Proteins from one Dermacentor variabilis isolate Ectoservices chromosome 1, ASM5094787v1, whole genome shotgun sequence genomic window:
- the LOC142574700 gene encoding uncharacterized protein LOC142574700 yields the protein MGTFKILLTLAMVTTALSLPTLPTPLKPEGAPDRLAQPVAHASPDVTVSVEPKSSGESKQGERLEGVRSVSNDPSLTTKKQSASDGSAVQATQHVDTHDTAGKDSVVQLKKSVKLNNDEKPALVKDEAKSETKDTVSHDKPLESPNVELGNDATTASPSAVTPQEPAKPLKGIIEDVKDFGTLNDAVELPKDVTLSDDNSNTHVITTDDGHKSTDKVESTPVVEDVSSTELAPGHLESTSTNADVTRQGEHAVTEDGKKSSEASAATLHEATTVISATNENRPENYHKISKREDTKHEYEKDTIAHAMSNTGSPKTKASKSDVSKPAHVKMDAHKSTKPHSKTIQETADEMKPTGFKTSREIASPDTPEINAQELDTAEAKQTPDTVVSGSSQVDPSTQVSPVVSPASAPQAAVPTSDAETPSTSTDNTAKNQTATATESGGGFNPFGPIRSVFQPIIDAAASVRDQIRPVIGAALSPVLGPLSPGKGGATQNVSATTVAQPSTSEGGATSPANPTDDEEPHRETQTVVPAETATSTTVQDSAAPEVRTHETGAETDAKTVALPALEANRNGSQTPLSRFPVLLDPVAAINRFTKPAVDAATNVRDQVRPAFGAAVAPIVDALNPTKEAADSNTTVVSSEPQLRASDDMPEIAAEEPMQPHKRRYSNYKLFTVYIGNDTTTLDVISALRENTEVDFWSAPTLNRNVSILIPPGLIEKVQNILKNAGIEYYIITDDIQRWIDREEEENQPGVFLEQRDITHYAFDKYHRVEEITGYLDLLAQKHSHIATVRNIGMTQEGRPIKGVILSTGSNRPVLWFDGGIHAREWVSPASLLYFLHKMTTGYGSDSTITTILQTFDFYIFPVVNPDGYAYTFTSDRLWRKNRSGGRRGCRGVDPNRNFASAFGGAGTSGHPCSDIYRGGQAFSEAESRAIRDAILELGSRIKGYVTVHSYSQLIMVPYGHGRGTYTRDYADQMSAARAVSRAIQVRSGVYYQVGTISSLLGSAAGSSSDWVYDGAKIKYSLAVELRDKGRYGFLLPNFLIVPTADEASEGFKAFAKFIARRELNKSRRKNLSAGGILTVPLTQRDLLVHPDVYVGASVAHGSSRRSSAVPVHRRPEARHKLVRAYLNSMSSVELLRDLQTNNTHIYGFLDSSAQKFPNLVSRVTIGKTEDGAAIRGVKISSGGNSSRPAIWIDSGIHAREWISTASALYIIDRLLKNYNDSDNVTKLVDTFDWYIFPVINADGYKYTWTTVSHRLWRKNRVRNVGSLCRGVDPNRNFDVRFGLAGSSANPCAENFAGTYPFSEPESRAIRDGINNLKDRLKAYINLHSYSQMVMIPYGYSKGYTSDYKSQYEALEKLVTAIRKRNSAFYRHGTAGQTLYITSGAALDWVYDKAKVKHTFVVELRDRGLFGFILPREFITPTGDELFSGLKALAFHIIKAELKSR from the exons ATGGGAACCTTTAAGATCCTCCTCACGCTGGCGATGGTGACAACGGCGCTCTCACTGCCGACGCTGCCGACGCCACTGAAGCCAGAAGGAGCCCCGGACCGGCTGGCGCAGCCCGTCGCCCACGCAAGTCCTGATGTCACTGTCTCTGTCGAACCCAAGTCTTCTGGCGAATCGAAACAGGGAGAACGACTAGAAGGCGTCCGGTCAGTGAGCAATGACCCATCTCTGACGACCAAGAAACAGAGTGCGAGCGACGGCTCTGCTGTTCAAGCCACTCAGCATGTCGACACTCATGACACAGCGGGCAAGGACTCCGTTGTTCAGCTTAAAAAGTCAGTAAAGCTGAATAATGATGAAAAGCCCGCGTTAGTCAAAGACGAGGCTAAAAGCGAGACGAAAGACACTGTTTCCCATGACAAGCCTCTCGAGAGCCCAAATGTTGAACTCGGCAACGATGCCACTACTGCCAGTCCTTCAGCTGTCACGCCACAAGAGCCTGCAAAGCCGTTGAAGGGAATAATAGAGGATGTAAAAGATTTTGGAACTTTGAATGACGCTGTTGAACTGCCCAAGGACGTCACCTTGTCTGATGACAACAGCAATACTCATGTAATTACTACTGACGATGGACACAAATCTACCGACAAGGTTGAATCGACGCCTGTGGTAGAGGATGTATCAAGCACTGAGCTTGCGCCAGGGCACCTAGAATCTACGAGCACCAACGCCGATGTTACTAGGCAAGGAGAACACGCCGTTACTGAAGATGGCAAAAAGTCGAGCGAGGCTTCTGCTGCGACCCTACATGAGGCCACTACAGTGATATCCGCAACAAATGAAAACCGTCCTGAAAATTACCACAAAATTAGCAAACGCGAGGACACCAAGCACGAGTATGAAAAAGACACTATAGCTCATGCTATGAGTAACACTGGCAGTCCTAAAACCAAGGCATCCAAGTCAGATGTATCAAAGCCCGCACACGTCAAGATGGACGCGCACAAGTCCACTAAACCACACAGCAAAACTATACAGGAAACTGCTGACGAAATGAAGCCGACAGGCTTTAAGACCTCCAGGGAAATCGCCAGCCCAGATACACCTGAAATAAATGCTCAGGAATTAGACACTGCAGAGGCCAAACAGACACCCGACACAGTCGTGAGCGGTTCCAGCCAAGTGGACCCTTCGACACAAGTTTCACCTGTAGTTTCGCCAGCCTCCGCACCTCAAGCCGCCGTTCCAACATCTGACGCAGAAACACCGTCAACGTCGACCGATAACACCGCCAAAAATCAAACGGCGACTGCAACTGAAAGTGGCGGCGGCTTTAATCCTTTTGGACCAATCAGAAGTGTCTTTCAGCCCATCATTGACGCTGCAGCTTCCGTGAGGGATCAGATACGACCAGTAATCGGAGCTGCACTGTCACCTGTTTTAGGTCCCCTCAGTCCGGGAAAAGGTGGAGCGACTCAAAATGTCTCCGCTACTACGGTTGCACAACCATCAACGTCGGAAGGTGGTGCGACGTCTCCGGCAAACCCCACAGATGATGAAGAGCCGCACAGGGAAACGCAAACTGTTGTCCCTGCTGAGACAGCTACATCGACGACTGTTCAGGATAGCGCAGCTCCCGAGGTCAGAACACACGAGACTGGCGCTGAGACGGACGCCAAAACAGTGGCTCTCCCAGCCCTGGAAGCCAATCGCAACGGATCCCAGACCCCGTTGAGCCGATTCCCGGTGCTTTTAGATCCGGTTGCCGCGATCAACCGCTTCACCAAGCCAGCAGTGGACGCTGCTACCAACGTACGTGACCAAGTGCGACCCGCCTTCGGAGCCGCCGTGGCGCCCATCGTTGACGCGCTGAACCCGACCAAGGAAGCGGCAGACTCCAACACCACAGTCGTTTCTTCTGAGCCGCAGCTGCGGGCATCGGACGACATGCCCGAGATCGCGGCCGAAGAGCCGATGCAGCCGCACAAGCGTCGCTACTCCAA TTACAAGCTGTTTACCGTTTACATCGGTAATGACACTACAACCTTGGATGTCATCAGCGCACTCAGAGAAAATACGGAG GTTGACTTTTGGAGTGCGCCCACACTGAATCGCAATGTGAGCATCCTGATTCCTCCGGGACTGATTGAAAAAGTACAAAATATACTCAAGAACGCTGGCATAGAGTACTACATCATCACGGACGACATACAACG GTGGATAGACAGAGAAGAGGAAGAAAATCAACCTGGTGTTTTTTTAGAACAGAGAGATATAACACACTACGCTTTTGACAAATATCACCGTGTCGAAGAG ATAACAGGGTACTTGGACCTCTTGGCACAAAAGCACAGCCACATTGCCACAGTGAGAAATATCGGAATGACCCAGGAAGGAAGGCCGATCAAAGGAGTGATT CTGAGCACCGGAAGTAACCGGCCGGTCCTCTGGTTCGACGGTGGCATCCACGCGCGCGAATGGGTATCACCGGCGTCACTGCTTTACTTTCTGCACAAAATGACAACGGGCTATGGTTCAGACAGCACCATCACGACGATTTTGCAGACCTTCGACTTCTACATCTTCCCCGTCGTTAATCCCGACGGATATGCGTATACTTTCACGTCG GATCGCCTTTGGAGAAAAAACAGATCTGGTGGTAGGCGAGGATGCAGAGGTGTCGATCCGAACAGGAACTTTGCTTCAGCTTTCGGAG GGGCTGGAACCAGCGGTCATCCGTGCTCAGATATCTATCGAGGCGGGCAGGCATTTTCTGAGGCTGAAAGTCGTGCCATACGGGACGCCATTCTCGAGCTAGGATCTCGAATCAAAGGGTACGTCACAGTCCACTCGTACAGTCAACTCATCATGGTGCCGTATGGGCACGGCCGTGGCACCTATACCAGGGATTATGCCGACCAG ATGTCAGCAGCACGGGCTGTCTCCAGAGCTATACAGGTCCGTTCTGGTGTATATTATCAAGTCGGAACCATTTCAAGCCTTCTAG gcTCTGCAGCTGGGTCGTCTAGCGATTGGGTCTACGACGGCGCAAAAATCAAATACTCCTTAGCTGTCGAATTGAGGGACAAGGGACGCTACGGCTTTTTATTGCCGAACTTCCTCATTGTGCCAACAGCAGACGAAGCATCGGAGGGCTTCAAAGCTTTCGCCAAGTTCATCGCAAGAAGAGAGCTCAACAAGTCAA GGCGAAAGAACCTGTCCGCGGGCGGAATCTTGACCGTGCCGCTCACTCAGCGGGACCTCCTCGTGCACCCAGACGTCTACGTCGGTGCATCGGTCGCCCACGGCAGCAGTCGGAGGAGCAGCGCAGTTCCAGTTCATCGCCGCCCGGAAGCCAG GCACAAGCTCGTAAGAGCCTATCTAAACTCAATGTCCTCCGTCGAGTTGCTTCGAGACCTGCAGACGAACAACACTCAT ATATACGGATTCCTGGATTCATCTGCACAAAAGTTTCCCAACCTCGTCAGCCGTGTCACCATCGGGAAAACGGAAGATGGAGCGGCGATTCGTGGAGTCAAG ATCAGCTCCGGGGGCAACTCCAGCCGGCCAGCCATATGGATCGACAGCGGTATCCACGCCCGCGAATGGATCTCCACAGCCTCAGCGCTGTACATCATTGACCGCTTGCTGAAGAACTACAATGACAGCGACAACGTTACAAAATTGGTTGACACCTTCGATTGGTACATATTTCCTGTCATTAATGCGGACGGATACAAGTACACCTGGACCACTGTAAGT CATCGGCTGTGGCGAAAGAACAGGGTGAGAAACGTGGGAAGCCTCTGCCGTGGAGTGGACCCGAATCGAAATTTTGACGTGCGCTTTGGCC TGGCAGGTTCGAGCGCCAACCCCTGCGCGGAAAACTTCGCCGGCACGTATCCGTTCTCGGAGCCCGAGAGTCGGGCCATCAGAGACGGCATCAACAACCTCAAGGACAGGCTCAAGGCGTATATCAACCTGCACTCGTACAGCCAAATGGTCATGATACCATACGGCTACTCTAAAGGATACACCAGCGACTACAAGTCCCAG TACGAGGCTTTGGAGAAGCTGGTGACTGCCATCAGAAAGCGGAACAGCGCCTTTTATCGCCACGGCACAGCAGGACAGACGTTGT